Proteins from one Thermodesulfobacteriota bacterium genomic window:
- a CDS encoding NAD(+)/NADH kinase: MGKPIKNIGLIAKQYNEEFVRAAEGITEWFSKRGVGVHAEERFRGKVKGAASITREEMPGVVDLVVVLGGDGTMLYAARLVGGTDIPLMGINLGSLGFMAAVDTVEDVYPHLERIIKGEFETEERMMLSVTIERDGKSSSYDAFNDVIIKGSHARLVRMGVRIDKNYVTTYRADGLIVATPTGSTAYALSAAGPIVYPTIHSIIVVPICPFNLTNRPVIIPDWMNVEVSLVSEQRGVELTLDGQVEMGLEKGDVLDIKRSAKNVHLVKCGDKGYFDILRERLMWEGVTRK; the protein is encoded by the coding sequence ATGGGAAAGCCGATCAAGAATATAGGACTTATAGCCAAGCAGTATAACGAGGAGTTCGTCCGCGCGGCCGAAGGGATAACCGAATGGTTCTCCAAGAGGGGGGTCGGCGTCCATGCCGAGGAGAGGTTCCGCGGAAAGGTGAAGGGGGCCGCCTCCATCACGCGCGAGGAGATGCCGGGGGTCGTGGACCTGGTGGTAGTGCTCGGCGGCGACGGCACGATGCTCTATGCCGCGAGGCTCGTCGGCGGCACGGACATACCGCTCATGGGGATAAACCTCGGGAGCCTCGGCTTCATGGCGGCGGTCGATACCGTCGAGGACGTCTACCCGCACCTTGAGAGGATTATAAAGGGGGAGTTCGAGACCGAGGAGAGGATGATGCTCTCGGTCACGATAGAGAGGGACGGCAAGAGTTCGTCCTACGACGCGTTCAACGACGTCATAATAAAGGGGAGCCACGCGAGGCTCGTCAGGATGGGGGTGCGCATCGACAAGAACTACGTCACCACCTACAGGGCCGACGGCCTTATAGTGGCCACCCCCACGGGCTCCACGGCCTACGCCCTCTCGGCGGCAGGGCCCATAGTATACCCCACCATCCACTCCATAATCGTAGTGCCCATATGCCCCTTCAACCTGACCAACCGGCCGGTGATCATACCGGACTGGATGAACGTGGAGGTGAGCCTGGTCTCGGAGCAGAGGGGGGTGGAGCTGACCCTCGACGGGCAGGTGGAGATGGGGCTCGAAAAAGGGGACGTACTGGACATAAAGAGGTCCGCTAAGAACGTGCACCTCGTGAAGTGCGGAGATAAGGGCTACTTCGACATCCTGAGGGAAAGGCTCATGTGGGAGGGCGTAACGCGTAAGTAA
- a CDS encoding alcohol dehydrogenase catalytic domain-containing protein, translating to MKAAVYYNNSDVRVEEVPTPSAGAGELLVRIEASGICGSDVMEWYRIKKAPLVLGHEVAGTVEEVGEGVDRFKKGDRVTVAHHVPCNTCHWCQAGHHSVCETLRTTNFDPGGFAEYVRVPAINVERGTFRLPEKMSFTEGSFTEPLGCVIRGFRVADFQPGRRVLVVGSGLAGLLHVKLAKALGAEFIAATDISDYRLEAAKKFGADLTLRADREDVPVRIEDELGGLPDLVAVCSAEDAAITQAMKSVTRGGTILVFAARKPGETFPLPMFELWRDNVTIVNTYASCPEDTLEAIGLIGSGKVEVEDLVTHRFPLSGTGEGFGLAQRAGESLKVIIEPHA from the coding sequence TTGAAGGCTGCGGTTTACTATAATAACAGCGACGTCCGCGTCGAGGAGGTGCCGACCCCGTCGGCGGGCGCCGGGGAGCTCCTCGTAAGGATTGAGGCCAGCGGCATCTGCGGCTCCGACGTGATGGAGTGGTACCGCATAAAGAAGGCCCCGCTCGTCCTCGGCCACGAGGTGGCCGGGACCGTGGAGGAGGTCGGAGAAGGGGTCGACCGGTTCAAGAAGGGGGACAGGGTCACCGTCGCCCACCACGTGCCGTGCAACACGTGCCACTGGTGCCAGGCGGGCCACCACTCGGTCTGCGAGACGCTAAGGACCACGAACTTCGACCCCGGCGGCTTCGCCGAGTACGTGAGGGTCCCGGCGATAAACGTTGAGCGCGGCACGTTCAGGCTCCCCGAGAAGATGAGCTTTACTGAGGGCTCCTTTACCGAGCCGCTCGGGTGCGTGATCCGGGGTTTCAGGGTCGCCGACTTTCAGCCGGGCAGGCGCGTGCTGGTCGTCGGGAGCGGCCTTGCCGGGCTTCTGCACGTAAAACTCGCGAAGGCGCTCGGGGCCGAGTTCATAGCGGCGACCGACATAAGCGACTACCGGCTGGAGGCCGCGAAGAAGTTCGGCGCGGACCTCACCCTCAGGGCTGACAGGGAGGACGTCCCTGTGCGGATAGAAGACGAGCTTGGCGGCCTGCCCGACCTGGTCGCCGTATGCAGCGCCGAGGACGCGGCCATAACGCAGGCCATGAAGAGCGTTACCAGGGGAGGGACCATACTGGTATTTGCGGCCAGGAAGCCGGGCGAGACCTTTCCGCTTCCGATGTTCGAGCTCTGGCGGGATAACGTTACCATAGTAAACACCTACGCCTCGTGCCCCGAGGATACGCTCGAGGCCATAGGGCTCATAGGCAGCGGGAAGGTCGAGGTCGAGGACCTTGTCACCCACAGGTTCCCGCTCTCCGGCACGGGCGAGGGTTTCGGGCTCGCTCAGCGGGCGGGTGAGTCGCTTAAGGTTATAATAGAGCCGCACGCTTAG
- the lsrF gene encoding 3-hydroxy-5-phosphonooxypentane-2,4-dione thiolase: MDWGMKNRLSRIIKPDTGRTVMLAVDHGYFLGPTSGLEEPGKTVEPLVEYADTLMLTRGVLRNCVDPNVDVPVVLRVSGGTSVLKDDLSDEGITVSMRDAVRLNVAGVALSIFVGAPNERESLLNMAELIDDAEEHGIPVLAVTAVGKDMVRDARYIGLATRIAGELGAHIVKTYYCDGFDKVVRSSPVPVVIAGGKKIPEKDALELAYNAVQSGAVGVDMGRNIFQSEHPVAMIRAVREVVHKDAKPKQAFDLYNTLAAEKKSA, from the coding sequence ATGGACTGGGGAATGAAAAACCGTTTATCCCGCATCATAAAGCCGGATACCGGCAGGACCGTCATGCTGGCCGTGGACCACGGATACTTCCTGGGCCCGACGAGCGGGCTCGAAGAGCCGGGGAAGACGGTCGAGCCGCTCGTAGAATACGCCGATACCCTCATGCTCACAAGAGGGGTCCTCCGGAACTGCGTGGACCCGAACGTGGACGTGCCAGTGGTCCTCAGGGTCTCGGGCGGGACCAGTGTATTGAAGGACGACCTCTCGGACGAGGGGATTACCGTCTCCATGAGGGACGCCGTCCGGCTTAACGTCGCCGGGGTGGCGCTCTCCATATTCGTAGGCGCTCCGAACGAGCGGGAGAGCCTCCTCAACATGGCCGAGCTCATAGACGACGCCGAGGAGCACGGCATACCCGTCCTCGCCGTTACGGCCGTCGGGAAAGACATGGTGCGGGACGCCCGTTACATCGGGCTCGCCACCCGCATAGCCGGGGAGCTCGGCGCGCACATCGTAAAGACCTACTACTGCGACGGGTTCGACAAGGTCGTAAGGTCGAGCCCCGTACCGGTCGTAATAGCCGGAGGCAAGAAGATACCCGAGAAAGACGCGCTGGAGCTCGCCTATAACGCCGTACAGAGCGGGGCCGTGGGCGTTGACATGGGACGGAACATCTTCCAGAGCGAGCATCCGGTGGCCATGATAAGGGCCGTACGCGAGGTCGTCCACAAGGACGCAAAGCCGAAGCAGGCCTTTGACCTCTACAACACCCTCGCGGCAGAGAAGAAGAGCGCCTGA